From a region of the Georgenia yuyongxinii genome:
- a CDS encoding mycothiol-dependent nitroreductase Rv2466c family protein produces MTETTPATDTADFWFDPMCPWAWMTSRWIGEVEQVRNVSVRWHVMSLSVLNENRELPEDYADLMQRAWGPVRVVNAARELHGDDVVKPLYDALGTRIHLQQRGNDLPAVIDEALAEVSLPAELARYAGTDELDESLRASHKKAIDLVGEDVGTPVVAVNGTGFFGPVVTPAPKGEDAGKLWDGAVAVASIDGFYEIKRTRTSGPIFD; encoded by the coding sequence ATGACTGAGACGACCCCCGCCACCGACACCGCCGACTTCTGGTTCGACCCGATGTGCCCCTGGGCCTGGATGACGTCCCGCTGGATCGGCGAGGTCGAGCAGGTCCGCAACGTCTCCGTGCGCTGGCACGTGATGAGCCTCTCCGTGCTCAACGAGAACCGTGAGCTGCCCGAGGACTACGCCGACCTCATGCAGCGTGCCTGGGGCCCGGTCCGCGTGGTCAACGCCGCCCGCGAATTGCACGGCGACGACGTCGTCAAGCCGCTCTACGACGCCCTCGGTACCCGCATCCACCTGCAGCAGCGCGGCAACGACCTGCCCGCCGTGATCGACGAGGCGCTCGCCGAGGTCTCGCTGCCCGCCGAGCTCGCGCGGTACGCCGGCACCGACGAGCTGGACGAGTCGCTGCGCGCCTCGCACAAGAAGGCCATCGACCTCGTCGGTGAGGACGTCGGCACCCCGGTCGTCGCCGTCAACGGGACCGGCTTCTTCGGCCCCGTCGTCACGCCCGCCCCCAAGGGCGAGGACGCGGGCAAGCTCTGGGACGGCGCCGTGGCGGTGGCGAGCATCGACGGGTTCTACGAGATCAAGCGCACACGGACCTCCGGGCCGATCTTCGACTGA